The DNA region GGTCTGGTGGGGGGGGGTACATGCAGGTGTTCCCCAGTCCCCACCCCTATAACTGCTGGGAGGGCCTGAGGATATACAGGAAGTGGGTCTTGCGGGCGGGCAGCCTGGCATGAGAGGAGCTCTGGGTCCCCTCTTCGAGGACGTCCTCGCGGGTCCCCTCTCGGAGCCCATCCCGGATGGCCTGCAGGCGGTGCCGCTTCTCACTGAGCCAGTGGCTGCTCTCCTGGGCATCCTGGTGGGACCTCCGCCGTGGCAGCTTCATGATCCAGAAGGTCATTTGGGGGTGGGGTTCCGGGTGGAAGCTGTCCACGGCCTTTGGCACAGGCACCAGGGCCTCCTTCTCCTCTATCTTGGGTACCTGGTGAAGAGAGACAAGGAGACCCTCTGAAACTCCAAGTGACAGGCTCAAGATGCTCCCCTGGCATATTCAACCCACTTTGCCACCTATGGGATGCTTTGGGAATTAAAAGCTCACCCTGCAGTTTACAAAACACGCGGGTTTATAAGCgctttagaattaaaaatactCTGAGATTTATAGACTCCTCTGGGTTTGAAAACACATTTTGGAGGTTTCAGAAGCACTTTAGGATTAAGCATTCCCTGAGGTTTAGAAAGCAGTTTGAAAGGTACAAAGAAAGCACTTTGGGATTAAAGAGTCATGACCACAGTTGCAACACGTGATCCTTGACTGAAATCTGGATCAAACATCAATCACGTCAGCTCTTGTGGACAGCTTTTGGTCCAG from Balaenoptera musculus isolate JJ_BM4_2016_0621 chromosome 19, mBalMus1.pri.v3, whole genome shotgun sequence includes:
- the DKKL1 gene encoding dickkopf-like protein 1 isoform X3, translating into MWHPLALLLLLASASVPPSTAAPIRDADAQESSSGFLGLQSLLQAFTRLFLKPQDDLLRVMDSFFSAPMDFRGLPRNYHQEENQKHRVPKIEEKEALVPVPKAVDSFHPEPHPQMTFWIMKLPRRRSHQDAQESSHWLSEKRHRLQAIRDGLREGTREDVLEEGTQSSSHARLPARKTHFLYILRPSQQL
- the DKKL1 gene encoding dickkopf-like protein 1 isoform X2, translating into MWHPLALLLLLASASVPPSTAAPIRDADAQESSSGFLGLQSLLQAFTRLFLKPQDDLLRVMDSFFSAPMDFRGLPRNYHQEENQKHRVGNKTLSSHLQIDKVPKIEEKEALVPVPKAVDSFHPEPHPQMTFWIMKLPRRRSHQDAQESSHWLSEKRHRLQAIRDGLREGTREDVLEEGTQSSSHARLPARKTHFLYILRPSQQL